The window ATGGACGGATCGCACCGTCGGGCCGGCACCCTGCTCGGGACAGTCGGCATAGCCCTGGCAGCGGCAGGGCCGGTCATGGTGTGGCGTGGCCGCAGCGGCAGGAAGGAGATCCGTGCCGAACTGGCCGCCCAGAAGATCACCTTCCCCGAGCGCGGGCTGCCCGCCGAACTCGCCGCCCACGCCGGCCGCCGTGTGGAAACCGGACCCGAGGCACACGCCTACGCCGAGTTCATCAAGGGCAATCTCGCCCACGCCACCGGCGGCCGTACCTATGCCGAGATCAGCGCTGAGCTGCACGCCGCCGGAGGCGACGACGACAAGCTCGCCGAGCTGCGCCAGACCGCGTTCATGGGTCAGTCCCTGCGCGCCTCGCTGATGTCCGCCCACCAGGCATGGCACCTCACGACCTTGGTCACGGGCCTGGGCGCCGCACTGACCGGCCTGGGTGTCGCCTTGGTGGCCACCGCTGACGCCCTGACACCCTGCTCTTCGAATCGCCCCTGACAAACGGCGGCGCGCACGGACGGGACCTGCACCCCCGCGTGCGTGGGATGCCCAGAGTGCCGGCAGGCACGCCATCCCCAGTCGCCCTTCCGACGGTCCATCCGGCCCTGGTCCACCTGCCGCGAACAGGGACCGTCGGCCCTGTTCGAGAAGACCATCGGCCGCCGCGCCGACCACCGCCGCCGGTGGATGCTGACGGCGACCGCTCCGGAGGTATCCCGTGCACGACCACATCGACCGCCCTCAAGGCCGATTCCACCGCTGTCGCTCGCGGTGGGTGCCGCGCACGGTCCGGCCCGGTCACCGTCCGGCCGCCCGCCTCGTCTGCCCTGACTCCAGGGCGGCCGGACACAGCCCCCGGGCGCTGGGCAGGGCGGCGCGATGAGGACCGCCACCCATGCCATCCGTCGCCAGCGGCACAACGCGGGGGAACGGCCGTTCATCATCATCTGGGAGTCCACGCGGGCCTGTCCGCTGGCCTGCCTGCACTGCCGCGCCGAAGCCGTGCCCGACCGCGACCCGCGCGAGCTGGACACCACCGCCGCCAAGGACCTGCTGCACCAGGTGGCCGCCTTCGGGCAGCCCGCCCCCCTGTTCGTCATCACCGGAGGCGACCCGTTCCAGCGCCCCGACCTGACCGAGCTCATCGCTTACGGCCAGGAGGTCGGCGTCCGGGTCGCGGTGTCGCCGTCCGGTACGCCGACGCTCACTGCGGAGCGGCTGCGCGAGGTGCACGCGGCGGGTGCGGTGGGGCTCTCGCTGAGCCTGGACGGCTCCACCGCAGAGCTGCACGACGACTTCCGCGGGGTGCCCGGGGTGTTCCGGTGGACTCTGGACGCCTGGGACGCGGCGCGCGCCCTCGGGATGAAGGTGCAGATCAACACCACGGTCGCCCGGCACAACCTGCATGACCTCCCGGACATCGTCCGTCTGGTCGCCGAGCACGGGGCGATGCTGTGGAGCGCCTTCTTCCTGGTGCCCACCGGTCGTGGCCGCAGCCTGGGCGCGTTGACCGCGGGCGAGGTGGAGGACGTCCTCAACTTCGTCTACGACGTGGGCCTGACCGTGCCGGCGAAGACCACCGAGGCCCACCAATTCCGCCGCGTCGCCCTGCAACGCCAAATCCTCGCCGCCACCGGCGACGACCATGTGGCGGTACTCGAACTCGGCCCGCTCTACCGGGAGTTGACCGAGCGGGCCGCCGAGCTGGGCCTGGCGGCCGGAGCGCGCCGGGTGCGGCGCCCGCCGCTGGACGTCAACGCGGGCCGCGGCTTCGTCTTCATCTCCCACACCGGCACCGTGCATCCCAGCGGGTTCCTGCCGCTGGGTGCCGGCAGCGTGCGCGAGACGCCGCTGACGGAGATCTACCGCACCTCGGAGCTGTTCACCGGTCTGCGGGACCCCGACCAGCTCGGGGGCCGGTGCGGAGCGTGCGAGTTCCGCCGGGTCTGCGGCGGCTCGCGGTCCAGGGCGTACGGCGTCACCGGCGACCCGTACGCCGAGGAGCCCTGGTGCGGCTACGTCCCCGGCTCCTTCCCGCACCAGCGGGAACTGGCCGCGCTGCTGTCCGACGGCGCCGCCGCGGAGGACGGGCCGGTCCCCCGGCACAGTGCGTCCCACGAGAACCGGGGCCGGAGTTCGACCAAGCACCAAGGAGTGGCATGACCAGCATCGCCAGTGGGCCCACCGGGACCGGCGACGTGAGCGGGCCCGGCAAGGGCGACGCGAGCGGTCCCGGCAAGTACCCGAACAGGTTCAGGGCGTCCGGCGTGAAGGCCCGGCATCTGCGCGCCCACGTCCTGGTCATGGGGTGGCTGGCGTTGGCCCTGCTGGCGGTCGCGGCGCAGGACTCGCTGCCGGTGGCCCGCTGGCTGGCTGTGCACATGTTCCTGCTCGGTGCCGTCACCACCGCCATCCTCATCTGGAGCGAGCACTTCGCCGTTGCCCTGCTGCACGCGAAGATCCCCGACGCACGAGGGAGCGCCACCCGGCTCGCGACGGCCAACCTCGCCGTGGCCGGGCTGCTCATCGGAGTGTGGACCGCCCAGCCCGTGCTGACCGCAATCTCCGCCGCGCTGCTGGTGGCCGCGGCCACCGCGCACTTGATGATGCTGATCCGCCTGAGGCGGGGCGCGCTCGGCGGGCGGCTCAAGCCGATCGTCTCCTACTACCAGGCGGCCATAGCGGCTCTGATCGCCGGTGCCGTCCTCGGCTGGCTGCTGGCCACCGGCGGCGCTGGAGGCCCCGACCGGTACGCCGGGCTGCGCTTGGCGCACATCCACGTCACGCTGCTCGGCTGGATCGGGCTGCCGGTCCTGGGCACGCTGTTCATGCTGTGGCCGACCGTGCTGGGCGTTCGGATGAAGGACCGCACCACCAAGGTGTCCCGATGGGTGCTGTGGCTCACCGGCAGCGGACTGCTGGTGGCCATCGCCGCGCTGGCCCTCGGCTGGCGCTGGCCGGCCGCGGCGGGCCTCGCCCTCTACGCGGACGGAGCGGCCCTCGCCGTCAACCTGTTCGTCCGTACCGTACGCGGCAACCGGCCCGTCTCCGCGGCGGCGGCCTGGATGCTCGCCGCGGCCACCTGCTGGCTGCTGATCGCGGTGGCGGCGGACCTCGCATGGCTGGCCGCCCGGCCGCTCGCGGCGGCACAGACCGGGATCGACACACTGCTCCCGGTGCTGCTCATCGGCTTCGTCGCCCAGATCCTGATCGGCGCGCTCACCTATCTGCTCCCGGTCGTCCTCAGCACCGGCCCGAAGGACCGTGCGGCCGTACGGGCGCTGCTCGAACGGGGCTGGCTGCCGCGACTGGTGGCGCTCAACACCGGTGTCGCACTGGCGGCACTCCCGCTGCCCGGACCGGCCGCCACGACCGGCATGCTGCTGGCCGCGCTGGCCGGGGCCGCGTTCCTCACCCTCGCGGTGCCCGTGCTCGTCCACAGCGGCCGGAGGCTGTCGCCGGATGCAGGCGCGGACGGCGTGTCACGGCGCCCGGCCCTGTGGGGCACCGCTGCGGGCGCCGTACTGACCGTTCTGGCCGTGCTCGTGGCCAACAGCGGCGGGGGCGCGATTGGCGAGACGGCCGCTGCCGGGACGGCGGGTGCGGGCTCCGGGACCACCCGCACGGTTGCCGTCACGCTGGCGGACATGCGCATCCGCCCGGCCCGCATCGAGGTCGCGGCAGGCACCGCGCTGCGGCTGAAGGTCACCAACACCGATGCCCAGCGCCACGACCTCAAGGTGGAGGACGGCCCCGCCACCCCGATGCTCGCCCAGGGCGACACCCGTGTACTCGACCTCGGGCAGGTCACCGAGAACCGCGAGGCGTGGTGCACCCTGCCGGGACACAAGGCGGCCGGAATGACCATGAACATCGTCGTGAAAGACGAGAAGGACGACACGGCGACGGACAGCAGCGGACACGACGGGCACACGCCCGCCGCCGACGACGCCGGCCTGGACCTCTCCGCCGACTTCTCCACCGGCTGGCAGTCACGCGACGCCGACCTCGCCCCCGCACCCGGCGGAACGGTCCACAGGGTCGAGCTGCACGCCGCCCACACCACGGTCGAAGTGGCCCCGGGCGTGAAGCAGCAGATGTGGACCTTCGGCGGCATTGCACCCGGCCCCACCCTGCGCGGCAAGGTCGGCGACGTCTTCGAGGTCACCCTCGTCAACGACGACCACGGCATGGGCCACGGCATCGACTTCCACGTCGGCTCCCTCGCCCCCGACCAGCCCATGCGCACCCTCGACCCGGGCGAACGCCTGGTCTACCGCTTCCGCGCCGAGAAGGCCGGAGCCTGGCTGTACCACTGCAGCACCAAACCGATGCTCCAGCACATGGGCAACGGCATGTACGGCGCCATCGTCATCGACCCGCCCGGCCTCGCGAAGGTGGACCACGAATACGTGCTGGTCTCCTCCGAGCTCTACCTCGGCAAGCCCGGCAGCACAGCCCAGGTGACGAAGATGCGTCAGAACACCCCGGACGCCTGGGCGTTCAACGG of the Streptomyces sp. T12 genome contains:
- a CDS encoding TIGR04053 family radical SAM/SPASM domain-containing protein, with translation MRTATHAIRRQRHNAGERPFIIIWESTRACPLACLHCRAEAVPDRDPRELDTTAAKDLLHQVAAFGQPAPLFVITGGDPFQRPDLTELIAYGQEVGVRVAVSPSGTPTLTAERLREVHAAGAVGLSLSLDGSTAELHDDFRGVPGVFRWTLDAWDAARALGMKVQINTTVARHNLHDLPDIVRLVAEHGAMLWSAFFLVPTGRGRSLGALTAGEVEDVLNFVYDVGLTVPAKTTEAHQFRRVALQRQILAATGDDHVAVLELGPLYRELTERAAELGLAAGARRVRRPPLDVNAGRGFVFISHTGTVHPSGFLPLGAGSVRETPLTEIYRTSELFTGLRDPDQLGGRCGACEFRRVCGGSRSRAYGVTGDPYAEEPWCGYVPGSFPHQRELAALLSDGAAAEDGPVPRHSASHENRGRSSTKHQGVA
- a CDS encoding multicopper oxidase domain-containing protein, whose protein sequence is MTSIASGPTGTGDVSGPGKGDASGPGKYPNRFRASGVKARHLRAHVLVMGWLALALLAVAAQDSLPVARWLAVHMFLLGAVTTAILIWSEHFAVALLHAKIPDARGSATRLATANLAVAGLLIGVWTAQPVLTAISAALLVAAATAHLMMLIRLRRGALGGRLKPIVSYYQAAIAALIAGAVLGWLLATGGAGGPDRYAGLRLAHIHVTLLGWIGLPVLGTLFMLWPTVLGVRMKDRTTKVSRWVLWLTGSGLLVAIAALALGWRWPAAAGLALYADGAALAVNLFVRTVRGNRPVSAAAAWMLAAATCWLLIAVAADLAWLAARPLAAAQTGIDTLLPVLLIGFVAQILIGALTYLLPVVLSTGPKDRAAVRALLERGWLPRLVALNTGVALAALPLPGPAATTGMLLAALAGAAFLTLAVPVLVHSGRRLSPDAGADGVSRRPALWGTAAGAVLTVLAVLVANSGGGAIGETAAAGTAGAGSGTTRTVAVTLADMRIRPARIEVAAGTALRLKVTNTDAQRHDLKVEDGPATPMLAQGDTRVLDLGQVTENREAWCTLPGHKAAGMTMNIVVKDEKDDTATDSSGHDGHTPAADDAGLDLSADFSTGWQSRDADLAPAPGGTVHRVELHAAHTTVEVAPGVKQQMWTFGGIAPGPTLRGKVGDVFEVTLVNDDHGMGHGIDFHVGSLAPDQPMRTLDPGERLVYRFRAEKAGAWLYHCSTKPMLQHMGNGMYGAIVIDPPGLAKVDHEYVLVSSELYLGKPGSTAQVTKMRQNTPDAWAFNGIANQYAQQPLKMKPGERARFWVVAAGPSDGIAFHVVGTVFDTVYKEGAYLLKPNQPGGAQVLDLAPAQGGFVETTFPEAGHYPFVDHDMRHAEAGAHGMVEVSK